Proteins from one Triticum aestivum cultivar Chinese Spring chromosome 7A, IWGSC CS RefSeq v2.1, whole genome shotgun sequence genomic window:
- the LOC123148989 gene encoding uncharacterized protein: protein MAVMSELVGTIGTGPGCSWSDLPGDLLESVLARLPVPDRFRFPAACTAWWSAASAVQPRAVHVPSPWLMLPFDPTVRRRRGGGTSSEGARFLSLSDGRAYTIPQPAPAISDRLCVGSSPDGWLVTADAASELHLLNPLTRAQVPLPPPDTLPFVHASRDADGRVVTYSLRCCFADDDADEAATVLVPPESFAPDRLRYELYEKAILVSAPREGHTAAPGSGGYAVMLICQPLSRIAIARAGDTRWTLLDTPSRRWADAMRASSTASAGGRQLVYAMDSAGRVEAWDMDVTADTTPTRQAIAPPCCCCSGRACSMSAACSRYLVELSPGRLLQVHRLRDAANARRWEPRPEQVEYTTVAAEFFELIGGRWAPVDSWNGRAGILAGRALFLGKNTSLCIPVDDCPELRGNCVYFTDDGPWSHERCREVAPDVGVLDLADGSYRPPPGAARDLLWKWPPPVWVFPSCAD, encoded by the coding sequence ATGGCGGTCATGAGCGAGCTCGTCGGCACCATCGGGACGGGGCCGGGCTGCTCGTGGTCGGACCTACCGGGCGACCTCCTCGAGTCCGTCCTCGCCCGCCTCCCGGTGCCGGACCGATTCCGCTTCCCCGCCGCGTGCACCGCGTGGTGGTCGGCCGCCAGCGCCGTGCAGCCCCGTGCCGTGCATGTGCCGTCCCCGTGGCTCATGCTCCCCTTCGACCCGACCGTGCGCCGGAGGCGCGGTGGTGGCACGTCCTCGGAGGGGGCGCGGTTCTTGAGCCTCTCCGACGGCAGAGCGTACACCATCCCGCAGCCGGCCCCGGCCATATCAGACCGCCTCTGCGTCGGCTCGTCGCCCGACGGGTGGCTCGTCACCGCCGACGCCGCCTCCGAGCTGCACCTCCTCAACCCGCTCACCCGTGCGCAGGTTCCGCTCCCGCCGCCCGACACGCTCCCCTTCGTCCACGCCAGCCGCGACGCGGACGGCCGCGTCGTGACCTACAGCCTCCGGTGCTGCTTCGCCGACGATGACGCCGACGAGGCTGCGACCGTGCTCGTCCCGCCGGAGTCCTTCGCGCCGGACAGGCTCCGGTACGAgctctacgagaaggccatcctcGTGTCCGCGCCGCGGGAGGGGCATACCGCCGCGCCGGGATCGGGCGGCTACGCCGTCATGCTCATCTGCCAGCCTCTGTCCCGCATCGCCATCGCCCGAGCCGGCGACACGAGGTGGACGCTGCTCGACACGCCCTCGCGCCGCTGGGCGGACGCCATGCGTGCCTCCTCCACGGCTAGCGCCGGCGGGCGGCAACTGGTGTACGCGATGGACTCCGCAGGGCGCGTTGAGGCATGGGACATGGACGTCACGGCGGACACGACGCCGACCCGGCAGGCCATCgcgccgccgtgctgctgctgctcggGGCGCGCGTGCTCCATGTCGGCGGCGTGCAGTAGATACCTCGTGGAGCTCTCGCCGGGGCGCCTACTCCAGGTCCACCGGCTCAGGGACGCAGCGAACGCGCGGAGGTGGGAGCCCCGGCCGGAGCAGGTCGAGTACACGACCGTCGCGGCCGAGTTCTTCGAGCTGATAGGTGGTCGGTGGGCGCCGGTGGACAGCTGGAACGGCCGCGCCGGCATCCTGGCCGGGCGCGCGCTCTTCTTGGGGAAGAACACGTCGCTGTGCATCCCGGTAGACGACTGCCCCGAGCTGAGGGGCAACTGCGTCTACTTCACCGATGACGGGCCGTGGTCGCACGAAAGGTGCCGCGAGGTGGCGCCGGACGTCGGCGTGCTCGACCTCGCCGACGGCAGCTACAGGCCGCCGCCAGGCGCGGCGCGGGACCTGCTCTGGAAGTGGCCGCCCCCGGTCTGGGTCTTCCCGTCGTGCGCCGACTGA